The genome window AATCTTATCAACAATGACCGCCGCCTTACTAACGCGCTTATTTCCAAAGGGTCCTGCGATCTGTCTTACAGTCTGCCCGGCAAAGCCCGCTTCAGGGTAAACATTTTTTCACAATCAGGAAAATATTCCATAGTATTACGGCGTCTTGAAGCAAAAGTACCCAATATTAACGAGATGAATCTTCCCAAGGTTTTTTACAAGATTGCCCAGGAAAAGAACGGTATAGTCTTTGTTACCGGAGCCACGGGCTCTGGGAAATCCACATCCCTGGCAACAATGCTTGATGAAATAAATGAACATAAGTCGGTTCACGTTGTAACTCTTGAAGATCCTGTTGAATATCAACATCCTCAAAAAAAATCTACATTTAACCAAAGAGAACTCGGGCTTGATTTTGATTCATTCGCCAGTGGCTTGCGAGCTGCTTTAAGACAAGCCCCCAAGGTTATACTGGTCGGTGAAATGCGTGACAGGGAGACTGTGGAAATAGGTTTAAGCGCCGCTGAAACAGGCCATCTTGTTTTAACTACATTGCATACTGTTGATGCGGGTCAAACAATAAACCGTATATTAGGGATGTTCAACAATGAAGAGGAGAAACAGATTCGAATACGGCTGGCCGATACAATACGATGGATAGTATGCCAGCGGCTGATTCCTAAAATAGGAGGGGGGCGGATTGCAGCATTCGAAATTCTTGGCACTAATGTAAGAGTTAGAGATTCCATACTAAACGGTGAATCAGAAGGTAAAACATTTTATGAAATCATGCAGGCCGGCAAACCTTTCGGTATGACTACATTCGATGATCATATTGCCGAGCTTTTCGGACACGGCATTATTCAGGAGGAAACCGCCATGGCCTATGCTTCACACAAGGCTGTCATGGGACGTAGTATCGATTCCTTAAAGAGTTCAAGGGGTGAAGCGACTTCTGATATTAAAGAGCTTGCAATAGATTATCAGTATAATGAATATAAACAATGATCGGTTTGGGAGGTATTCTATTTTAGTATGAATATTATATGTAAAAAATGTCAGGGTAAATTTAGAATAGCAGATGAAAAAATTCCTGCGGGCAAGACCGCATCATTCCCGTGTCCCAAATGTAAAGAAACAATTTACGTTTCAGGAGAGGCAGAAGAAAAAAATATTAAGGGCTCCGTGGATGAGGGGCTTGATTTTTACAAGGCAGATGAATGCGATTACGAGTCGGATGAAAAAACTTTTGATTTTGTTGAGGAGGAAGGTAACACAGCTCTGATTTGCGAAGAAGACCCGGTCATAAAAAAAAAAATAAGCAAAGTGCTTAACCTTATGGAATACCATATTACCGAGGCTGAGAATTCAAGGGATGCATTAACCAGGCTGAGGTACCATTCATATGATCTGGTAATCACCAATGAACGTTTCGACACATCCAACCCTGATGCAAATACGGTGCTCACATTTCTTGAGAGACGCAGCATGGCAGACCGGCGTAATACCTGTCTGATTCTTCTAAGCAGCAGATTCCGCACAATGGATAATATTATGGCATTGCAAAAAAGCGTAAACTGTATTATTCATATAGAAGATATTAATAATATAGATAAAATAATAGGGAAAGTCATAGCTGATAACGAATTTTTTTTTCGAACTTATAATGAGACTCTAAAGTTAGCTGGAAAAATATAGATGTTCATATAGATAATTTCACTGCGTTATCGGCCATAGGAGTATTATAGTACCCCTTTCCTTCCTCTTCCCCTGTGCCAAATTTTAAAATCGGGTAATTATATGAATACCACTGTATACTTCGGGTTCGCTTAAAAATATAATGACAACAGGATGTTATACTTGTAAAGATTATAGAGAAGAGATGATGCTGCTCGGACTGAAAAAACGTCTGAATAATACAGATTTGTCTAAAGATGAGCGGCGTCTTATAAAAAAGCAAATCGAGAAGATAGAAAAGAAAATGCAATTTGATTAACCTGGTTTATAAAAACTGTTTCTGACTATATGTAAAATTCCTTAACTGTTGCAGGAGAAACATGTGACCGGTAAAACAGATATTATATTAAAAGATGTTTCCTTTTCTTATAATGGAGAGCCTATACTGGAAAATGTTAATCTCGAAATCGAACATGGTGATTTCTCCACAATAGTCGGCCCCAACGGAGGGGGAAAAACAACCCTGTTAAAACTACTCCTTGGGCTCCTCAAACCTGATAAAGGCGAAATCCTGATTTTTGGCGATATACCTGACCAATCTTTGATGCGGGTGGGATATATGCCCCAGTATGCGCATCTCGATTTTCAGTTTCCTATTAATGTTATGGATGTAGTCTTGATGGGTTGCCTGGGGCGGAGCTGGTTTGGTTGGCACTCAAAGAATGACATTAAAAAGGCCCAATCTTCACTTGCGGAAGTTAAACTTGCAGATTATGCCGGCCGAAGGTTCAGCGAGCTGTCGGGTGGGCAGAGACAACGGGTTTTAATAGCCAGGGCTTTATGCTGCGATCCCGAACTTTTGCTTCTTGATGAACCTACCGCGAATATAGATCCGCAGATGGAAGAGGCTCTTATTGAAATCCTGAAAAGATTGAACCGGCACATGACGATACTCCTTGTAACACATGATATCGGTTTTGTTTCACAGGTTGTAAAAAGCGTCATATGTGTTAATCGACAGGTTGTAATACATCCCACAAGCAGTTTAAACGGCATGCTTATCAAAGAAATTTATGGTGGTGATTTTCGTATGATTCGCCATGACCACAGGTGTAGCGAAAAAGGTCATTACCATGCTTGAATTTTGGAATGCCCTGCTTGATCCTGATAATGAATTTTTGCGTCTTGCCTTATATGTGGGTATACTCGCCAGTTTACCTTTCGGTATTATAGGAACATACGTTGTAACCCGCAAAATCAGCTATCTTGCAGGCGCAATCTCCCATTGTGTATTCGGAGGTATCGGAGCCGGTCTTTATATTCAGGTAAAGCTGGGGTTTTTCTGGTTTGATCCTGTGTACGGAGCTGTGGCATCAGCTCTTCTTGCGGCTGTCATCATAGGGCTGGTAAGTCTCTACGCCCAGGAACGGGAAGATACTGCCATAGGCGCGTTATGGGCTGTGGGCATGGCTACAGGGCTTTTGTTTATAGATATGACACCGGGATATTTTGATATAACAAGCTATCTTTTTGGAGATATACTGCTGATTTCAAAATATGATCTTTGGCTGGTGATTTGTCTCGATATTTTAGTGATTGCAATTTTGATCCTGTTTTTCAACAAGCTGCTTGCTGTATGTTTTGATGGTGAGTTTGCGCGTTTGCGGGGAATAAATGCAGACGCGCTGTATATACTTCTACTCTGTCTCACGGCCTTAACCGTTGTTCTTCTTGTCAGAATGGTTGGTATTGTTATGGTTATAGCACTGCTGACCATACCGCCTGCGATTGCCGGCCTTTTTGCGAAAAGACTCTGGCAGATGATGGCTCTGGCGATAATTTTATGCGCAACGTTTACATGGTCAGGTCTTGCAATCAGTTATCATTTCAAACTTTCAAGCGGCCCTGCAATAATTGTTATTGCAGGGCTTACATACCTGATTGTTTTATCAGCCACACGAATAAAGAGGAAATGGCTGTACAGATTGATTTTTAAGTGAGGACTTATTTGATTGATTCATTCCAGAACGGGGATAACTCTCTAAGACGTTTGATAATAGGTGGTACCTTTTCGATAATGTATTTTATTTCTTTTTCAGTATTATATTTGCTGAGACTGAAGCGGATTGAACCATGAGCCGCAGTATACGGGACTCCCATTGCGCGTAATACATGAGACGGTTCAAGGGAACCTGTTGTGCAGGCCGAACCGGAAGAAGCGCATATACCATGCTCATTCAACATCAACAGTATGGCCTCACCTTCAACAAATTCAAAACTGATGTTGGTAGTGGTCGGCAGGCGGTTTTCCCTGTTTCCGTTTATCATGGAAGACGGTACGGTCTTTAGGATTTCAGACTCAAGCATGTCCCGTAATCTCTTGATTTTTATTTTTTCATTTTCAAAATTCTCCATAGCCAGTTCGCATGCCTTGCCCATCCCGATTATTGTTGCTACATTCTCAGTGCCCCCGCGCCTGCCGGTTTCCTGGTGCCCGCCAATCAAAAAAGGAGAAAACCTTGTCCCTTTTCTAATATAAATAACTCCTATCCCTTTCGGAGCATGAATTTTATGGCCTGACATGGAAAGCATATCTATCTGAATTTTTTGAACATCTATGGGGATTTTTCCTGCAGCCTGCACCGCGTCTGTATGAAAGACTATGCCTCTTTCAGACAACTCCCCGGCTATCTCCTCTATGGGAAATATAACTCCGGTTTCATTATTCGCCCACATTACACTGACAATAGCAGTATCGTCGGTTATATGATCATAGAGATAATCGATATCAAGCAATCCCTCGTTATCAACAGGAACATAAGTGATACGATGCCCGTTCCTCGATAGATCCTCGCAAAGACTTTTAATCGCCGGATGCTCAACCCTGGTCGTAATTATGTGTTTTTTCCCAGGATGGGTACGTAATGCTGCCTTAATGGCTGTATTATCACTCTCGGTTCCGCAACTGGTAAAGATAATTTCATCCGGTGAAGCATTTATCAGCGCCGCTACATTTGCCCTTGCCTCTGCTATTTTATAACCCGTTTCTCCACCGAATGAGTGCATGCTGGA of Desulfosarcina sp. BuS5 contains these proteins:
- the nifS gene encoding cysteine desulfurase NifS, which produces MKQLIYVDNNATTKVDGEVLDAMLPYFSDYYGNPSSMHSFGGETGYKIAEARANVAALINASPDEIIFTSCGTESDNTAIKAALRTHPGKKHIITTRVEHPAIKSLCEDLSRNGHRITYVPVDNEGLLDIDYLYDHITDDTAIVSVMWANNETGVIFPIEEIAGELSERGIVFHTDAVQAAGKIPIDVQKIQIDMLSMSGHKIHAPKGIGVIYIRKGTRFSPFLIGGHQETGRRGGTENVATIIGMGKACELAMENFENEKIKIKRLRDMLESEILKTVPSSMINGNRENRLPTTTNISFEFVEGEAILLMLNEHGICASSGSACTTGSLEPSHVLRAMGVPYTAAHGSIRFSLSKYNTEKEIKYIIEKVPPIIKRLRELSPFWNESIK
- a CDS encoding metal ABC transporter ATP-binding protein, producing MTGKTDIILKDVSFSYNGEPILENVNLEIEHGDFSTIVGPNGGGKTTLLKLLLGLLKPDKGEILIFGDIPDQSLMRVGYMPQYAHLDFQFPINVMDVVLMGCLGRSWFGWHSKNDIKKAQSSLAEVKLADYAGRRFSELSGGQRQRVLIARALCCDPELLLLDEPTANIDPQMEEALIEILKRLNRHMTILLVTHDIGFVSQVVKSVICVNRQVVIHPTSSLNGMLIKEIYGGDFRMIRHDHRCSEKGHYHA
- a CDS encoding zinc-ribbon domain-containing protein, coding for MNIICKKCQGKFRIADEKIPAGKTASFPCPKCKETIYVSGEAEEKNIKGSVDEGLDFYKADECDYESDEKTFDFVEEEGNTALICEEDPVIKKKISKVLNLMEYHITEAENSRDALTRLRYHSYDLVITNERFDTSNPDANTVLTFLERRSMADRRNTCLILLSSRFRTMDNIMALQKSVNCIIHIEDINNIDKIIGKVIADNEFFFRTYNETLKLAGKI
- a CDS encoding type IV pilus twitching motility protein PilT produces the protein MKKREIDHILTKMLDAYENVSDLNFTVGKPLQVESSGELVPIHLQPPFERLTPFQTEIIALNLINNDRRLTNALISKGSCDLSYSLPGKARFRVNIFSQSGKYSIVLRRLEAKVPNINEMNLPKVFYKIAQEKNGIVFVTGATGSGKSTSLATMLDEINEHKSVHVVTLEDPVEYQHPQKKSTFNQRELGLDFDSFASGLRAALRQAPKVILVGEMRDRETVEIGLSAAETGHLVLTTLHTVDAGQTINRILGMFNNEEEKQIRIRLADTIRWIVCQRLIPKIGGGRIAAFEILGTNVRVRDSILNGESEGKTFYEIMQAGKPFGMTTFDDHIAELFGHGIIQEETAMAYASHKAVMGRSIDSLKSSRGEATSDIKELAIDYQYNEYKQ
- a CDS encoding metal ABC transporter permease, with translation MTTGVAKKVITMLEFWNALLDPDNEFLRLALYVGILASLPFGIIGTYVVTRKISYLAGAISHCVFGGIGAGLYIQVKLGFFWFDPVYGAVASALLAAVIIGLVSLYAQEREDTAIGALWAVGMATGLLFIDMTPGYFDITSYLFGDILLISKYDLWLVICLDILVIAILILFFNKLLAVCFDGEFARLRGINADALYILLLCLTALTVVLLVRMVGIVMVIALLTIPPAIAGLFAKRLWQMMALAIILCATFTWSGLAISYHFKLSSGPAIIVIAGLTYLIVLSATRIKRKWLYRLIFK